One region of Salvia miltiorrhiza cultivar Shanhuang (shh) chromosome 3, IMPLAD_Smil_shh, whole genome shotgun sequence genomic DNA includes:
- the LOC131017547 gene encoding uncharacterized protein LOC131017547 codes for MLKEKRERLATSTDVSKVDRISVLPKEILGLILSLLTAKEPTATSILCSSWRYLWALTFKTTMDFDGTQSLHKIIRFMENFGYTSPSLRKACIGPLEEERRKFVTWVDHVIVSNQRLDQRSNLEEFKVYFDLNQTHRERIDDWLTYAFSRKVERLELSLTSLTKGVFSFLGYPHLYYEFPYKRGNLPNNFEVLKKLCLHFVSVSGEVVQLFLEKCPLLEQMSVSLSQALLSLEIVATFPSFKCLEISSCHKLKSVVLRDSNVATVKYGGKIIPFVFVNVPLLTQLWINSLADGQLKDFFGMFSPVLPQLEMLKIYSFHIQWQESTEFVSAFKMRNLKQLVVNVKLSCRAIYSLFPSVNLINAAPSLQRFVVEAEHQDSEKDESFDVAVARTFTQLIQRANIVQIKEVEFVGYRGVFNHLELIKYFVEKDVALENIIIDPRSFKFQLHRRWDRIYLHKAEDEVFARVAKEQLKEHVPSRINVKIL; via the exons ATGCTGAAAGAGAAGCGGGAGCGATTGGCCACCTCTACAGATGTATCCAAG GTTGATCGAATTAGCGTGCTACCGAAAGAAATATTAGGGTTGATATTGTCTTTGTTGACGGCCAAGGAACCTACTGCGACTAGCATACTTTGTAGTTCATGGAGATACTTGTGGGCCTTAACTTTTAAGACGACGATGGATTTTGATGGCACACAATCATTACATAAGATTATTAGATTTATGGAAAATTTTGGATACACGAGTCCATCACTGAGGAAGGCTTGTATAGGGCCATTGGAAGAGGAAAGGCGTAAGTTTGTTACATGGGTTGATCACGTTATAGTGTCGAACCAGCGTTTGGATCAGAGGTCCAATCTCGAGGAATTCAAAGTGTATTTCGATCTAAATCAAACTCATAGAGAAAGGATTGATGATTGGCTCACCTATGCTTTCAGTAGGAAGGTTGAGAGGTTGGAGTTGAGCTTAACCTCTTTAACAAAGGGTGTTTTTAGCTTCCTCGGTTATCCTCATTTGTATTACGAGTTTCCGTATAAAAGGGGGAATTTGCCGAATAATTTTGAGGTGCTTAAGAAGCTATGTTTGCATTTTGTGAGTGTGAGCGGTGAAGTTGTGCAGTTGTTTCTGGAGAAGTGCCCTCTGCTCGAACAAATGTCGGTGTCTCTATCCCAAGCACTTTTGTCTCTGGAGATTGTTGCGACTTTCCCCTCGTTTAAATGCCTTGAAATAAGCTCGTGCCACAAACTCAAATCAGTCGTGCTTCGGGATTCAAATGTTGCCACTGTAAAGTACGGCGGCAAGATCATACCATTTGTGTTCGTCAACGTGCCTCTCCTTACTCAACTTTGGATCAACTCATTGGCTGATGGTCAATTGAAAGATTTTTTTGGCATGTTTTCGCCTGTGCTTCCACAGTTAGAGATGTTGAAAATATATTCTTTCCACATACAATGGCAG GAATCAACGGAGTTCGTTTCAGCGTTTAAGATGCGTAACCTTAAGCAATTGGTGGTGAACGTTAAGTTGTCTTGCAGAGCCATATATTCACTCTTTCCCTCTGTTAATTTAATAAATGCAGCACCTTCCTTGCAGAGATTTGTGGTGGAG GCTGAACATCAAGATAGCGAGAAAGACGAGTCGTTTGATGTTGCTGTTGCTAGAACTTTTACTCAACTCATTCAGAGGGCCAATATTGTTCAAATTAAGGAAGTCGAATTTGTTGGTTACCGTGGCGTGTTTAATCATCTAGAGTTGATTAAGTACTTTGTGGAGAAGGATGTTGCactagaaaatataattattgaTCCACGGAGTTTTAAGTTTCAGCTGCATCGGCGGTGGGATCGCATTTATCTACACAAGGCTGAAGATGAAGTATTTGCGAGGGTTGCAAAGGAGCAGCTTAAAGAGCATGTCCCTTCAAGAATAAATGTGAAAATCCTTTAG
- the LOC131017563 gene encoding uncharacterized protein LOC131017563, with protein MATTLAADPTPRFIVIKSKQYSDKGHAYFKAEAEGSGGSVHLGEADVFSTLVKMEAERSTSGSKYISLRFCYSNRYWVRKANSNLIVSESDQPEEDTTKPTCTLFEPVKVDDFYYLIHVQSGGRVLMDANSNYAFYVESNPRSDQGYLTLVDWDSLVNLPPRVAFKGDNGKYLQDSLFFRLNFMSDDPNAQLSIYVVEQSPDGNVRIKDSQFGYWWQVDVDTSLIYTYAYDPKRSQFWPLKIDENSIALRSIHNNNFCQRLTDDGLTANALSASASTITKEAIMQVQELVLERKMTNVTYQMEYGRIFNELPYVGGISTMTNEQYVDDSMSVEIMYEDQKSSTFTGGFSLTAGVSASIEAGVPFIEKATITVNYSATTTFEWANTKTTTTSVKARYWHGCCAREEHCCD; from the exons ATGGCAACAACTCTGGCGGCAGACCCAACTCCAAGATTCATTGTGATAAAGTCAAAACAGTATAGTGATAAAGGGCATGCATACTTCAAGGCAGAGGCAGAGGGCAGTGGTGGGTCCGTACATCTCGGTGAAGCCGACGTGTTCAGCACGCTCGTGAAGATGGAGGCCGAGCGATCAACCAGCGGCAGCAAGTACATCAGCCTGCGATTTTGTTACTCCAACAGATATTGGGTGCGGAAGGCAAACAGCAACTTGATTGTGTCGGAGTCCGACCAGCCGGAAGAAGACACGACGAAGCCAACGTGTACATTGTTCGAGCCGGTTAAGGTCGATGATTTCTACTACTTGATCCACGTTCAGAGCGGAGGGCGCGTGTTGATGGATGCAAACTCCAACTATGCTTTCTATGTGGAATCAAATCCGAGAAGTGATCAAGGTTACCTAACTCTTGTGGATTGGGATTCACTAGTGAATCTGCCTCCGCGTGTGGCGTTCAAAGGGGACAATGGAAAGTATCTCCAAGATTCGCTGTTTTTTAGGTTGAATTTTATGTCCGACGATCCTAACGCCCAACTCTCGATCTACGTGGTTGAGCAGAGCCCAGACGGCAATGTCCGAATAAAAGACAGTCAGTTTGGTTATTGGTGGCAAGTAGACGTTGATACTTCGCTGATATATACCTATGCTTATGATCCGAAGCGGAGTCAGTTCTGGCCGCTCAAAATCGACGAAAACTCTATTGCGCTCCGCAGCATTCACAACAACAACTTTTGTCAGCGTCTCACCGATGATGGCTTGACGGCGAATGCTCTGAGCGCATCGGCTTCCACTATCACCAAGGAGGCAATAATGCAG GTGCAAGAACTAGTGTTGGAAAGGAAGATGACCAACGTGACGTACCAGATGGAGTATGGCCGGATCTTCAACGAGCTGCCTTATGTTGGAGGGATATCTACGATGACCAACGAACAATATGTGGATGATTCCATGTCAGTCGAGATTATGTACGAAGACCAGAAGTCTTCCACTTTTACAGGTGGCTTCTCGCTGACGGCGGGTGTCTCAGCCTCCATCGAAGCCGGCGTTCCCTTCATCGAGAAAGCAACCATTACAGTCAATTATTCGGCAACTACGACGTTCGAGTGGGCCAATACGAAAACAACTACAACATCAGTTAAGGCGCGCTATTGGCACGGCTGTTGTGCCCGCGAGGAGCATTGCTGTGATTGA
- the LOC131017541 gene encoding uncharacterized protein LOC131017541 isoform X1, with protein MACDFNRRWDHAPELNIFCRRPELKKVDGSRLYPKSCYTLERDEKKILLQWIKSLKFPDGYMPNISRCVDLNALKMHNMKSHDCHVFMQLLLPVAFKELLPKNVWEAITELSCFFRELTARNISIHDMGILNEKISVTLCKLERIFPPSFFDSMEHLPVHLADEARLAGPVQYRWMYPFERYLRTLKNHIRNKAKVEGSISNAYILEEMSTFSSYYFEDHVTTKWRNLPRNIEESVEDSDDPNQLLIFKPVGRPIGRMTKRYMDPKEYMAAHMYILSNCAEVTNTYIKIFEDEMRYVNPSLTEAELESAFDKDFMLWFGHYVIRPSNNDLNPYIKSLAAGPLTEIETYSGYFVNGYRFHTTDLDGERATVNSGVCIKGSVYGRDVQDFYGRLQEVCVLEYGGYPIKKTVLFKCEWFDLSARGTSIDTNFKLVSVNQTRKYQKYDPFVLASQAVQVFYCPYPSTNQAKKNWLSACKVNARSKVEASTAASNSTLDQPFQEEVVTITSTHTTVDIDPPILVHPLGGIVDIEDDDDPEDDDQPLTSDDDASNDDDSS; from the exons ATGGCATGCGACTTCAATAGAAGATGGGATCATGCGCCTGAATTGAACATCTTCTGTCGACGGCCTGAAttgaagaaagtggatggaTCCCGACTGTATCCAAAATCATGTTATACGCTTGAAAGGGATGAAAAGAAAATCTTActtcaatggatcaagagtcttaagtttcccgatgggtacaTGCCAAATATTAGCAGATGCGTTGATTTGAACGCTCTGAAGATGCATAACATGAAAAGccacgactgtcacgtgttcatgcaatTACTGCTACCTGTAgcctttaaagaacttcttcctaagaatgtttgggaggcaattacagagttaagttgTTTCTTTAGAGAATTAACAGCCCGCAATATCTCAATACATGATATGGGAATACTCAATGAGAAGATATCAGTTACTCTatgcaaacttgagcgtatcttccccCCGAGTTTCTTTGATTCAATGGAGCATctaccagttcatttggcagatgaagcacgattggctggtccagtgcagtatcggtggatgtatccttttgaacgatatttgaggacattgaaaaatcatatcagaaacaaagccaaggttgaagGATCCATCAGCAATGCATATATACTAGAGGAAATGTCCACCTTCTCTTCATATTACTTTGAGGATCATGTGACTACAAAGTGGAGAAatttgcctcgcaatattgaaGAGTCTGTTGAAGACAGTGATGATCCTAATCAACTCTTAATCTTCAAACCAGTTGGACGTCCGATTGGGCGAATGACAAAGAGATACATGGATCCTAAAGAATACATGGCTGCGcatatgtatattttgagcaattgtgcgGAGGTTACAAACACATATATCAA GATCTTCGAGGACGAAATGCGCTACGTAAATCCTTCACTAACCGAAGCCGAGTTAGAGAGTGCTTTTGACAAGGATTTTATGTTGTGGTTTGGCCATTAT GTGATTCGCCCTTCTAACAATGATTTGAACCCGTATATCAAGTCGCTTGCAGCCGGGCCTTTAACTGAGATTGAGACATACTCCGGGTATTTTGTGAATGGCTATAGATTTCACACGACTGATCTTGATGGAGAGCGCGCaactgtgaacagtggcgtGTGCATAAAAGGCTCGGTCTATGGTAGAGATGTGCaagacttttatgggcgtctaCAAGAGGTGTGTGTGCTGGAGTATGgggggtatccaattaagaagacagtcttgttcaaatgtgaatggtttgacttgtctgctcggggaacttctattgatacaaaCTTCAAGTTGGTATCAGTGAACCAGACAAGAAAATATCAGAAGTATGATCCATTTGTTTTAGCGAGTCAGGCggttcaagtgttttactgtccctatcccagtacgaaccaagcaaagaaaaactggttgtcagcatgcaaagtcaacgcaagatcaaaggttgaagCCTCCACTGCCGCCTCTAactcaacattagatcaaccgtTTCAAGAAGAGGTTGTTACTATTACGTCTACCCACACAACTGTGGACATTGACCCACCAATTCTtgttcatcccctcggtggaatCGTTgacattgaagatgacgatgaccCAGAAGACGACGACCAACCGTTGACATCTGATGACGACGCCAGTAATGATGATGACAGTAGTTGA
- the LOC131017541 gene encoding uncharacterized protein LOC131017541 isoform X2, protein MSHRRGLLGFGSRSSGPEAQSSSGSGPYISATPESGSPPQSAAASGSRRSKGKSVAQIRAECVRRDGRILFQRNTVGKLIEPPGISTCCTNSFKRIPNPGGYTWKLTPPTVQELYFEEFKKEFTWNPDDEADVKKMWLEKARKRYSDNMSEYKRQLKQKTEAGEIMETPLGMSDTFWMGLKAYWDQDEVKVVSRRARENRYSEPDGVGTGISRHVGGSQSSRILQQSLLVDGEVPPTASNYSTFLRLHMYADGTFVSEKDANLDAEIHRVAAETGREDRLDEVYLELVRLGRSRLYGTGSAGVSQFSRGSTNSTCSSQMSQRMYETRISTLEERLQKAEEDRAAQEAAREAEQAAREALEQRMSQFEEILRRSGQLP, encoded by the exons ATGTCTCATCGTAGAGGATTGTTGGGGTTTGGTAGTCGGTCTTCTGGGCCTGAGGCACAGTCCTCCTCAGGCTCTGGGCCGTATATTTCCGCTACTCCAGAGTCTGGTTCCCCTCCACAGAGCGCTGCTGCATCTGGGTCTAGAAGGTCCAAAGGCAAATCAGTGGCGCAGATTAGGGCCGAGTGTGTTAGGCGCGACGGGAGGATCCTCTTTCAGAGGAATACTGTTGG TAAGTTGATCGAGCCCCCGGGGATCTCCACCTGCTGCACGAACTCGTTTAAGAGGATTCcgaacccaggcgggtacacgtGGAAGTTAACTCCGCCAACGGTGCAGGAGTTGTATTTTGAGGAATTCAAG aaagagtttactTGGAACCCTGATGATGAGGCTGATGTGAAAAAAATGTGGTTAGAAAAGGCCCGCAAAAGGTACAGTGACAACATGAGCGAGTATAAGAGACAGCTCAAGCAGAAGACCGAGGCAGGGGAGATCATGGAGACACCGCTGGGCATGTCCGACACCTTTTGGATGGGACTCAAGGCATACTGGGATCAAGATGAGGTTAAGGTCGTTTCTAGGCGCGCACGTGAGAACCGATACTCTGAGCCCGATGGAGTTGGTACAGGGATCAGTCGGCACGTTGGAGGGTCTCAGTCGAGTCGTATTCTGCAGCAGAGTCTG CTCGTGGATGGTGAAGTCCCCCCAACTGCATCTAACTACAGCACTTTCCTCCGCCTACACATGTACGCAGATGGAACTTTTGTGTCAGAAAAGGATGCCAACCTTGAT gcggagattcATCGTGTTGCTGCTGAGACAGGACGAGAGGACCGACTCGATGAGGTCTACTTAGAGCTCGTACGTCTCGGTAGGTCACGACTGtacggcactggaagtgccgGTGTGAGCCAGTTCAGTAGGGGGTCTACCAACAGTACATGCTCTTCCCAGATGTCTCAGCGGATGTATGAGACTCGGATCTCCACACTGGAGGAGCGTCTCCAAAAGGCTGAGGAGGATAGGGCGGCCCAAgaagcagcacgtgaggccgaacaagcagcacgtgaggccctTGAGCAGCGGATGAGTCAGTTCGAGGAGATACTGAGgcggtcgggtcagctacctTGA
- the LOC131017607 gene encoding uncharacterized protein LOC131017607 produces MSTSRGLLGFGRRSGVNAPEATADTSDGSGTHISGTPETPQASSSSRARRPRGPTAAAIREREVKAPDGRTVFQRHPTTGVLLEPTGLSKACTCTFKMFENPGGYTWKLTPPAMKDKFFDELQKEFTWQPDDEHDVRNMWETKARKRYSDMMSDYKTNLKQCISQGREMSRPVWMTPDFWTGLRDYWHQPEVEAVSNRARANRMSEPDGEGTGISRHVGGSQSTRILQQYMSLDPGTPQDAPNYATSPPSHVRRRKLYVGERC; encoded by the exons atgtctacctctcgaggtttgttgggatttgggaggcgatctggcgttaatgcgccagaagctacagcagatacatctgatgggtctgggacgcatatttctgggactcccgagactccccaggcttctagtagttcacgggctagaaggcctaggggccctacagctgccgctatcagagagagagaggttaaggcacctgatgggaggacggtatttcagaggcatcctacgactgg tgttttgttggagcccactggcctgtccaaagcttgcacgtgcacatttaagatgtttgaaaacccaggcgggtacacatggaagttgacgcccccggcgatgaaggataaattttttgatgaattacag aaagagtttacgTGGCAGCCCGATGATGAGCATGACGTGAGGAATATGTGGGAGACAaaagcccgcaaaaggtactccgacatgatgagcgactacaagacaaatctcaagcagtgtatcagccaagggagagagatgtctaggcccgtctggatgactcccgatttttggactggactccgggattactggcatcagcccgaggttgaggctgtttcaaATCGAGCtcgtgccaaccggatgtccgagcccgatggggagggtacagggatcagtaggcacgtgggcgggtcccagtcgactcgtatcctgcagcagtatatg agcttggatcctggtactccccaggatgcaccgaactatgccacctcTCCGCCTTCACAcgtacgccgacggaagttatacgtcggagagagatgctag